A region of the Arenibacter antarcticus genome:
GAATTTCCAAAGTGGGGGAGACATATGGATTTTCTTCCACATAACTGTAAAACGAATTTTGGTTTAATCCACCTTCAATTCCCCCATAGATTATAGCCACATCATCTAGCATTCTATAGGACGCAGTTACTTTGGGGTAGATATAAAAATTATTTTCTTTATTTTCTAAATCCATCCCATATACTAGATTTACCCCTAAATTCAAGGTTAAATCGTCCTTTAAAATATTGATGTTCGGATTTAATCCCACCTGTAAGAAGGAATATTTTATTTCCGGAGTTTTGGTATCATTACTAACCTCAGCATTTTTGAAATTACCTCCCAAATAATCTACCTTAGTTTTAATAGTCAGCAACTCATCCCCAATTGGGGCTTCTAAAACAGGCTCTAAAACAGCTCTATTTTCCCCTGATTTTGTTGCATCCCAGAACCGCCTTACCAATAGGTGTGCACTTTTGAAAAAAGAATCTTCCATAGAAACATAGGCACCGGCATGGACATTAAAATAGTTTTGTTTTTCGTCCATAGCACTTACCAATTCCTCAGTATAATACCCATTGGGAATACCGTACCAGTTATACATCTGATGTTGAAAACCCATATTGGCACCCCAACTTAAGTCCCTATCGTATTTGGAATACTTACCATCTAACTTAGAATTATAAAACACATTATCCAAGGCAGTACCATCTATTTCGCCTCGAGAAGAATGATGATTTAGGGAAATATCCAAACGTTCATCCCTATTTAACGCCCTACTGGTATAAAAATCTAGCAAGGCATTGTTATAATTCCCCAAACCAATGGAGGCTGAGGTATTAAAAAATTTTGGTGGAGGCGTTTTCTTCACGCCAGTAGCCTTCCCCTTGGAAGGTGTAAAAGTTGATGCCACAGGTACCGAAAAGATACTATAGGTAATTGGTTTCTTTTGTAGTACTATAGAATCGTTCAAGCTTGGGAGGGACTTGATCTTAAAGGCATCTGAAATTGATGGGGTGTACGCTTTAATAACGGTGACCGTCTCTGTTCCAATGTCTTTTTTGTCTTCGTCCTGTGCTTGTGAGGTCTGAAAAACTCCGACCAAGGCAAACAGGCTTAATTTTATATAATTGTGCATATAATGTTCTTTTTGCTGGGATTTTCTAGTTCCCATTCGGGTTTATTGAGGAATTACTTTGGGCTTCTTTTGCTTTAATAATGACCGACTCTTTTTTAGCTTCATCAACGATGGTAGGATACTCCCCAAAGTTTGCGATTACGCTATCCAAAATATAGGTCGCCTGAAAAGCATCTCCTAAAGCATAGAAGTTTTTAGCCATAAGGATCAAGCCTTTTGCACTCCATTCCTTATACCCGGCATAATCCTTCGCCAATTTCTGGACCGAGGCATTGGAGGCCTCATAGTTTTGGGTCTTATTTTTAAAATAAGCATCATAGAACAGTGCTTCTGCAGCCAAATCGCCAGTGGCAATTTTAAGCACTTCCGCATAAGCGGTTTTAGCTCTATTTTCATCATTGGTCTTAATTGCCGATCTCGCAATCATAATATGGGCATCGCTCTTAATACGGTTGTCAATTTTTGAGGTTGCCAATACTTTCCCCGCATATTCTATCGTTTTATTGAAATTGGACTGCTCATAATACCCTTTCATAAGATTGGAACGGGCAAAAGTAACGTTCTGTTGAATTTGCGCACTAGCCTCCAATTGCTCTAAATAAGGAATTGCGGTTACATAATCATTTTTGCCTGCATAAATCTCACACACCCGCGTAAGTGCCTGCTCGGCATACTCATTGTTCCCTTTTCCTGCAACATTCTTAAAATACGGTAAGGCCTTATCTTTTTGTCCTTTCCCAAAATATAGTTGTGCAAGGTTAAAATTGGCCTTTAAGGCATTTAATCCATTAGGGAATTGTTTTACATATCCCTCATACCCTTTAATAGCGGCATCTAACTTGCCTTCCATATTTTGTTTGTCAGCAGATTCAAAGGTAGCATTGTCCAATTCTGCATCGGTCACCTCTACAAAGTCGAGCCCATCTACCCACTGGGCATACTCATTTACCCTTCCTAGGTCAACATAGATCAATTTGGCCGTGGTTACTGCCTGTAGTGCTTCTTGGCTATTGGGATGGTCTCTTACCACGGTTTTGAATTTCACCAAAGCCTCTTCGTTCCTATTGGCGTTATAATGTACTAATCCCTGTCTCATCATTGCCTGAGGCACTAGGGAACTTCCTCTATACTCCCGGATTAACTGGTCGTATAACTGCAATCCCTTCTCTATGTTGTTAGCACGTATATAGGAATTTGCCAATTCAAAAAGCGCATCATCCTTTAAGGTAGAATTGGGATATTTGGAAACAAAATTGGTAAGCTCCTCTATTTTTGTGGCACTTCTATCCACAAATCCATAACTCAATGCTTTTTGATAAGCGGCATAATCCCGCTCTGGAATATTCCTGGCTATAGCCTTGTTATAGGTTTCAATTGCTGGCCAATATTTGCTGCTTACAAAATAGCTATCGCCCAAACGCAAATAGGCATCGTTTAATTTTTCAACCTCAGCCCTGTTGGCCTCCACATAATTGCTAAAGGCGGTGATTGCCCCAGTGTAATTTTTCAGTTTAAAATAGGCATAGGCCAAATTATAATCTACATCCTTATATTCTGGGGTAGATCTTGAGGCGGCATTTTGTTTGAATGCCATATATCCTGCTACAGCTTCCTCGAAGTGGTTCATGGAAAAATCGGATTCTGCTTTCCAGTAACTTGCCCTCGCTTTAAATTTTTGATCCTCTGCATTGTCCAAGGATTTTTTAAAGGCCAGTGAAGCACCTTCGTAATTGGTTTCCAAAAACAATTCTACGCCTCTATAAAATGCCACTTTTTGATAGGTAGCCTTGCTTGCATAATTTTTGTTGGTCTCTAAAAGCAACATAGCCCCTTCAAAATTCTTTGAGGTAATATAAGAGTCCACCAAGAGATCCTGAATTTCTTCCTTATGTGGTCCGTTCGGATATTTTTGTAAAAAGGTGGTCAGCACCTTAGGTACCGGTTCATAGGCATTTCCTATCTCGTAGCTTAGGCGGGCGTAATTTAGGTAGGCATCCTTCTGAATTTCTTTATTAAAATCCATTTGGGAAGCATTTTTAAATGCATTCAGGGCTTCCTGCTTTTTTTGCAATTTAAGATAACACTCTGCCAAATGATAATAGGCATTCTGCGAAACATCGCTGTTACCATCAATAATCTTATTGAACTGCTGTATTGCATTGGCATAATCGCCTTGCATATAATAGGAGTAGCCCAACAAATAATAGTCCGTATTGCTCCATTTACCTCTTTTCCCCTTGTATTCAGTTAGATACGGAACGGCATTTTCATACTGTTTAAGGTTGAAATAACTCTCCCCAATAATTTTATTGAGTTCCGATACCTCTGTCCTGTCAGATTTCGCCAATTGCTTCTTGGCCAAAGTAATAGCCTCCTCAAACTTACCTAGTTTAAAGTTCATATCTGCCTGATAGTACGACAATTTTTCGTCCAGAATGTCCTGGTCGGCAATTTGATCGAAACGCAGATTGGCCCCTACATAATCGTCTTCCTGATACGCTATATACCCCAAGTAGTACTTCGCTTGGGAACCGTAGGTCCGCGAAGTGGTCACCTTGTTTAAGTATCGTTCTGCTTCTTCCGGCTTATTTGAGGAAAACAAGGCATAACCATTGTTAAAGTTAAACCGTTCCATATCCTTACGAGACAGGGAATTTTGATCTACCTTGGCATACCATTTTAAGGCATAGGGATATTTCCCCGTTTCAAAATAGTAATCCGCTACATCTATATAGGCCGAATTGCGTTTGGTTGAAGTGGGGTAATTTTCTACAAAATCCTCCATCAACCTATCCGCACCAAGCTGATTTAGGCGAATAGCAGCATTTGCCGCATAATAAGCGCTGTTGGCCTGTGTCTCCACATCCCTAGTATTGCGCTGCACCGATTCAAAGATTGTTTGTGCTGCTTGAAACTGTTTGTTGTTATACAATGCCAAAGCCTCTTGATAGTCTTTTTGGTCATGCGTATAAATTTTTGACTCTTGGGAAACACCATAAAACATGGATCCGACAAAGCACAGTATTACAGCGGTTTTTTTTCTTAGCATAATGTTCTCTAATAGTTAAGAGTTACCGTTTATTAATTTAGATAACGATAAATATTGTTCTCAAGTATATTATAAAGAAAAAGATTTTTTAAGTAGAATGGGCCATAATCCAAAGGAACTTATTACATTTATATCAACATTGAGAACTATGGGCGAGAGCATATTGAAGCTGAAGGATGTAGCAGTATTTCAGGGAGAAAATTTAGTATTAAACGACATAAGCCTAGAAATTAAAAAAGGTGAATTCGTATATCTTATAGGAAAGACCGGAAGCGGGAAAAGCAGTTTTATGAAAATGCTCTACGGAGACCTACCCTTAAAGCAAGGGAGTGGTTCCATTGTAGATTTTGACCTTAAGACATTAAAGGAAAAGGACATTCCCTATCTAAGGCGAAAGTTAGGAGTGGTTTTCCAAGATTTTAAATTGCTACCAGACCGAAATATAAACAACAATCTATTCTTTGTACTCAAGGCTACTGGTTGGAAAGACCAGAGCTTGATGAATGCCAAAGTGGAGGAAGTTTTGGGAAAGGTAGACATGAAAACCAAAGGCTTTAAATTTCCACACGAATTATCAGGTGGGGAACAACAACGGATCGCCATTGCCCGCGCCTTATTGAACGACCCCGATCTTATTTTGGCCGACGAGCCTACTGGAAACCTTGATCCGCAGACCAGTGTGGAGGTTATGAAGGTGCTCCAAGAAATAAATAAGACAGGAAGAACCATTTTAATGGCTACACACGATTACGCCCTGATCTTGAAATATCCTTCCAAGACCCTTAAGTGCGATGGCAATAAAGTTTTCGAGGTAATCCAAAGAGCAGTTTAATCACTAGTATATTTCTCGGAATTTTGTATTTTGACTAATCGAAAAACCAGGTCCATAAACGGGTATGTGTACATTATAAGCGTAGGAATCTTTAGACTGAAGGCACGTACAACACTAAAATTGTATGTCGATCTTTCACCGAGAGCGATCATCATATCAAACAGATTTTATCTACAGTCGTTCATTTTTATAAAACGATTATCCGCAACTTATTTCTGTAAAACTTTGTCGGGATACCCCTCGCCAACCCCATAGTTTACAGGACAAATACATTTCAACTTTCCTTAAAGTCGTTTCACTTGCAAATTTCCACACTTCACTCAATTCCCGTCGAAATCAGCAATACATGATGCTATCTTTGTACTTGTAATGAAATTAAAGAGTACAATTAAAAATATAGATCAGATGAAAAATATACATATACTATTAGGAGTTGGGATGTTATCTACCCTTCTTCTTTCCTTTACCACTAATAATAAATACGGAGAATCCGTTGGCCATATTGGAACTTTTTCTAGCACAACAGAAACCTACGGACTTTTTGAAGAAACACTTTCGAAAGATGAGGCAGCAAGAAAATTATCTCCTGAAGAAATTTCCGTAATTGACCTTGAAGAAGACGTTGTTCTTGACTTTAATACGGCAGAATATCTGCCCATTGGTTTTAATGCCTATGCCGGAACGGAGCCAGACATCAATAACTTGGTAGTAGAAAAAAAAGACGAAGAAATTGTTCTGAATTTTAATACCGCAGAATACCTCCCCATTGGCTTTAATGCCTATGCTGGAATGAATCTAGACCTCAATGATATAACAATAGAAGAATCAGAAGAAGAAATTGTTCTGAATTTTAATACTGCAAATTACCTGCCTATTGGTTTCAACGCCTATAGCGGAATGAAGTTAGACCTAGATGATATTGTAGTAGAGGAGCTGGAAGAAGAAATAGTTCTGAATTTTAATACTGCAGAATACCTGCCTATTGGTTTTAACGCCTATAGTGGAATGGAGTTAGACCTAAATGATATTGTAGTAGAGGAGTTGGAAGAAGAAATTGAACTTGGTGATGAAGTCAAAAATTACCTACCTGTAGGATTTGACCCATACACCAGATAAAAATTAGTTTACTAGGTTAGTTGGTTAGTAAAGTTAGGCCTTTGGCAAGTTGCCAGAGGCCTTTCGCTTTCAACTGAAGCGCCTCCCATTTGCAATTTAAAGGGATGTTACCTTGCCCATTCTATGTTGCGTCAAAAAGTTCTAGGGCGTCCACAAAATAGTGCTCCTACCCTGCCTTAGCCATCGAAATCCAAGGATGGGTAAATTCGGAAACTCCGTATAATATCAGCTAAGTCCGCATTATAACCCTCGTGGAATTATTTAGATTAAAGCGGTATCTTTAAAAATTACAATGTAAATATGCAGCGAAACAAACAGGTTAATTTACAGGAAATTACGAAAATCGCTATCCTTATAGCAGTATTAGTAACACTCCCTTTAACCCTAAGCTTATTTAAAACAGTTTGGTTTACGGATGAACTTTTCTCCAATGACTTGTTTAACGATTTTATATTAAAATTGCTGTTTTTCTTTTTGTTTTCATGGACTACATTACAGTTCAATACCAATTGGATCTATAGGATCCCAAAAGAAAGCAAGTTTATAGATTTAGGGCTTAGATTTATAGGAAATCTATTATTACTGGTCATTACAACTACATTATTAACTAAGCTATACCCCTATTTTGTAGACAAGGCGATTTCGGAACGGGAAGCTGGATTTGTAAATACTATTTTTTTCGTAGTCCATATCATCATCATATTTATTGCTAGAATATTACGTCTTCAGATCATACAACGGGAGAGTATTTTGGAAAACGAATATTTAAAACAACAGAACCTCGAAAACGAACTTACAGCTTTAAAAAATCAGATAAATCCGCACTTTCTTTTCAATTCCTTAAATTCGCTCAACTACCTGATTCGCGATAATAAGGAAGCCACCATGTTCGTTAAGAAGCTTTCATTTATGTACCGCTATATTTTGCAGAGTGGTGATCGCGATTTGGTACAATTAAAAGAAGAGCTCAAATTTTTGGAGAGTTATACCTATTTAATAAAAACACGGTACCGCAACCGTTTTCTTATTGATATTAATATCGACGAAAAATATCTGGAGCGAAGAATTCCGCCTTTAGCATTACAGTTATTGGTTGAAAACGCCGTAAAACACAATGAAATCTCTGAGACCAATCCATTAAAGGTGACTATATACTCTGAAAATGAGTCTCTTTTTGTGGAAAACAAAGTAAGGATAAGAACCACTTTGGCAGAAGGAACTGGTACTGGTCTTTTAAATTTATACAAACGCTATTATATGATAAGAAAGCAGCAAATAGTGATAGATAGGAATACTGAATTTTTTCGTGTAAAACTCCCATTGAACAAAATGCTATGAAAGTTGTAATTGTAGAAGACGAATTAGCGGCAAGTGAAAATCTTGCTTTTATACTAAAAAATATAGAAGACTCCATTGAGATATTAGCTGTACTAGATTCCGTAAAGGAATCCATAGCGTACTTTTCCAAAAGCAATGAGGCGGAATTGGTTTTTATGGACATTCATTTGGCCGATGGCCTTTCTTTTGAAATTTTTGATTCAATAGAGATAGAGGCTCCCATTATTTTTACCACGGCATATGACCAATACGCCCTACAGGCCTTTAAGCTAAATAGTATTGATTACCTCCTAAAACCTATAGACGAAGACGAGCTAGCTTTAAGCTTGGAACAGTACAAGGGACAATTTAAAGGAAAAGGCCTATATACCGAACAGGTGGCGGGACTATTAAATCTAATAAACAAACAAAAGACTACCTATAAGTCCATGTACTTGGTAAATCACAGGGACCAAATGATTCCTTTAAAGACCGAAAACATTGCGTATCTGTACATTGAAACCGGCACTGTAAAAGCAGTGACCGATAAAAATCAGACCTATACCATGGAACAAAATTTAGAGGATTTGGAAAACGACTTAGACCCTACGATTTTCTATAGGATAAACCGTCAGTTTATCGTTAGAAGAGATGCTATTAAAGGCATACAACAGTATTTTAATGGCAAGCTTATCGTTAATGTGACCCCTCCTTCTCACGAAAGGATTGTAGTGAGTAGGGCAAAATCGTCAGAGTTTAAGAACTGGATGAATCAATAAGCCATTAACACTTCATTAAACAACAGGCTCCATAAGTTTTATACACCTATAGAGCCTGTGATTTAATTTCCAAAATAACAACGCTTACTTTTTAGAAAACTGCACATTGCGCAAGGCCACCATCCCCTCCGCTTCTGCGGCCTGGGCTGTTGGTTTGTAGACAAAATAAACTTCTTCTACACTTTCATTTATTGTTTCTGTCAACTTTAATGCAATCCTCCCCATTTCCGCACCACTTTGCGGTTTAGGCATGTTTCCTGTTCCTATCAATTTCCCATCAGGAGCATTTAATCGCATTTCAAAATCGAGTTCATAATTGGGCACTGTTTGCCAAACCGCGGTTATAGTGGCGGTGTTCACAGCTGTAAGATCTAACTTTGGAAGCACAAACCAACCCTCTTTTTTGGGAACCACCAGTAGATCCATCCCATTATAAGAGACAGGTTCAAAAGCATCTACCTTGGTTGTGGCACTGAACGGAACAGAATTACCTTTTAACACAACTGAGGTTGTGCCGGTAAGCGGTTTAACATTGTTTTCCCCTTGGTCTGTGTAAGAGGCTGTAATTACCATTACATTGGCGCCTTCTTCCTTCTTAGGCACAATAGAACCCGAGGGTGGTAGGGATTTTTGTTTTTGGCCGGTATCCACTAGAGAAAGGATATAGGCTGTAATCTGTCGAGCTTCGTCCTGGGTCATTTTGGGATGTGCTGGCATAGTAACCTCTCCCCAAACACCACTACCACCTGCAATTATTTTTCCTTGCAAATAGGCAGCTGCGTTTTTATCCATCTTATATTTTTTTGCGATCTCGTCATACATTGGACCAATAGATTTTTCCAACTCCTTATGACAGGTTCTACAATCCATAGCCTGAGTAAGTGCTTTACCGGTTACTGCCGCAGAAACTTCTTGGTGCCCTAAAGAAAGGGACACTTCATCCATACTCTCCAAATAATCTACTGAAACAAAAATATTATCCTCCACTATCTGGGAACCGTCAGGATCAGTAACTGTAACCTTATAATTTACTGGTACACCAGGAATAAAAAAGGAAGAATTTCCGCCCTTCAGATCTATGGATACTACTGGTCTGGAATTCCCCGCCACTACAGAAACGGCGTTGCTCTTGGCAGCGGCACCCTTATCATCTTTCACTTCAACTGAAATAAAATAATCTCCTGCTTCCTTATATACATACGCAATTTCCGGTTCAGTGGTCTCTTGGACTTCTCCGTTACCAAGATCCCACATATAGGTCATTGCATCCTTCTCCCTATCCGTCGCAGTTACTTTAGCCACAATATTTAGAGGCAGCTTTCCGGAGGTATTATCAACCGTTAAATTTTCAACCAGCGGAGGTCGGTTTCCGCCATTATAGTCGATATAACTCAAGGCAGAGTCATCATTCTTCGAGAACCAACCACTACCGTATTCCAAAAGGTAAATCCTTCCATCTGGCGCAACTTCCATATCTATAAGGTTGTTCAATTTTATCTGGTCTGCAAAGGGCTCCATTTTGTTAAATTCGCCGTTAGGGAAGAGGCTAACAGCCTTCATCCATCCCCTTATCCAATCGTAGACAAAAACTTTACCGTCATAATAGTTTGGCAGCGCATTTTCTCCCTTATAGAGATCAGTGTAATACACGGGTCCCGCCATGGCGTTTCTGCCCCCTGTACCTGTTTGTGGAAATTCTTCGGATTCCACATAGGGATAAAAAGCATAGGCTGGCATGGCTTTGGGAAGCTCCCTAAGCCCAGTATTATTTCTGGAGTTGTTAATAGGCTTTTCGGGATCAAATGCCTCTCCACTAATTCCAGTCTCATAATCGTAGGCACGGTATGGTTTATTATCAGCAATAAACAAAGGCCATCCGAAATTTCCTGCTTCCCTCGCCTGGTTTAATTCATCATAACCCCTAGGGCCCCTAGTTTGCAAGCTATCTACTCGCGAATCAGGACCAACATCGCCCCAATACACATAGCCTTTTTTAGGATCCACGGAAATCCTATACGGATTTCGGTGCCCCATGGTAAAAATCTCGGGACGCGTTTTTGGAGTCCCTTTGGGAAACAAGTTTCCTTCTGGGATACTATAACTTCCGTCTTCATTAACTTTTATACGCAATATCTTACCGCGTAGGTCATTGGTATTGCCCGAAGATCTTTGGGCATCGTACTGTTCATGTCCCGGTATATCGTTCAAGGGTGCAAAACCTTTGTTCGTGTATTTAACACCCTTTTCATTAAAGGGAGTACTATTATCACCAGTTGACAAATAAAGCATATTATCTGGTCCAAAGGCTATAGATCCCCCTGTATGGCAACAAATCTCGCGCTGACTCTCCACCTCCAAAATCACTTGTTCGGAATTCATCTGAAGCAGATCGTCCTCAAATTTAAATCGAGACAACCTATTCACCCATTTATCACCGGAAGGGCTGTAAAAAAGGTAGATCCAATGGTTGTTGGCGAAATCCGGATCCTTTTGCAATCCCATCAATCCCTCTTCGGCATTTACATCGGGAGTATTCAATGTTTTGTGATAAACATCTAAAAATCCAACTTGGGTCAGTTCCCCTGTAGCCGGTTTGTACAACATAACCTCTCCCCTTCGCTGAGATACCAATACATCCATATTGGGAAGAATAGCCATTTCGGTTGGTTCAAAAAACCCACCAACATTTAATGGCACTTTGGTAAAACGATCCGTATCTGGAGGAATCTGCGTACTAACCTTGTCGTAATTGAGTTTTTCATTTTTTCCGATAGCATATTTAATACCTCCTAATAGGTGCTCTAGGTATAACGCATCGGAGAAACTGGCTTCTGTATGACCTAATGCGGTGTAAAATGCACGACCTCCATCATATTTGTGATACCAGCTCATAGGATGATGAGATCCATTTTCGCCACCCTTATAGCTCTTTTCATCGACGGTCATAACCACCTTCACCTCCGGATTAATTTTCTTAAAATTATAAAGTTCATCTTCCCGATGCCAGATAGAATCCGTAAACATCTCGGTCGCACTAAAATTAGAATCTGTAATAATAAAGTCGGCTTCTGGCGTCCCTGCAGGGTGACTTTGGAAATAGGCACCCACCAACTTGCCGTACCAGTTCCAATCGTACTCGGTATCCGCTGCTGCATGTACTCCTACAAAACCGCCTCCAGCCTGAATGTACCTTTCAAACGCAGCTTCTTGTTTGGCGTCCAAAATATTTCCAGTTGTACTCAAAAAATAATAGTCGAGTACTTCCTAAGCTCCTCATCGGTGAATAATTCTGCATTTTTAGTAGTATCTACTATAAACTGATTTTCTTTCCCCAATTTTTGAATTGCGGCAATTCCGGCTGGAATAGAGGAGTGCTTAAAACCCATTGTTTTAGAAAATACAAGCACTCGGGGTTCGCCCTCCCGTTTTTTACTATCGCATCCAGCGAGCAATAAAACGAACAGACAAAGAAATAATGCAAAAAAGTTTTTCATTTAAAAAATATTAAGGTGGTTATTTAGATGGATTTAATCTACATCGCAGTTTTAAAACATATTTGGTATCTTGACTGAAATATCAGCGGAAAATTTACTGTATTTATTATGTTTTCTTATAAAACCTTTCAAATATAGTATTAATTTCAGTTTTTCAACCCTAGGTTTACCATATTTTAAAAAATTCAAACCATGTAAGGATATACACGTATTCAAGAAATTTAATTGGGGAATCACCGTCAATAACCACTAGTAATATTGATCTATAATCGCTAAACACCATATTGGAATAGCGACTCTTACGACCGCATTGACCTGGGAAATTTATTAGGACCACTACTGATCATATTTTAAAACAACGTCTAACTACCGCCCTATATGATTATAAAAAAACAAGTTTATAGCGCTGACAAA
Encoded here:
- a CDS encoding TonB-dependent receptor domain-containing protein, with protein sequence MGTRKSQQKEHYMHNYIKLSLFALVGVFQTSQAQDEDKKDIGTETVTVIKAYTPSISDAFKIKSLPSLNDSIVLQKKPITYSIFSVPVASTFTPSKGKATGVKKTPPPKFFNTSASIGLGNYNNALLDFYTSRALNRDERLDISLNHHSSRGEIDGTALDNVFYNSKLDGKYSKYDRDLSWGANMGFQHQMYNWYGIPNGYYTEELVSAMDEKQNYFNVHAGAYVSMEDSFFKSAHLLVRRFWDATKSGENRAVLEPVLEAPIGDELLTIKTKVDYLGGNFKNAEVSNDTKTPEIKYSFLQVGLNPNINILKDDLTLNLGVNLVYGMDLENKENNFYIYPKVTASYRMLDDVAIIYGGIEGGLNQNSFYSYVEENPYVSPTLEIQPTDQQYDGYIGLRGQLLPNLSYNIKGSYSAENRKPLFMLNPENTTRDDNKGYYYGNSFQVFYDDVKTLGIFGELNVDINRNFSLGVNAQVYDYDTETDNPAWNLPALTSSLFMDYQIGEQWFAGANLFYVGERDDLYSVASPGTQPQDFTMTSISLKSYFDANAHVGYRFNEQMSVFVKANNIADQNYMRWNNFKVQGFQILAGATYKFDL
- a CDS encoding tetratricopeptide repeat protein — encoded protein: MLRKKTAVILCFVGSMFYGVSQESKIYTHDQKDYQEALALYNNKQFQAAQTIFESVQRNTRDVETQANSAYYAANAAIRLNQLGADRLMEDFVENYPTSTKRNSAYIDVADYYFETGKYPYALKWYAKVDQNSLSRKDMERFNFNNGYALFSSNKPEEAERYLNKVTTSRTYGSQAKYYLGYIAYQEDDYVGANLRFDQIADQDILDEKLSYYQADMNFKLGKFEEAITLAKKQLAKSDRTEVSELNKIIGESYFNLKQYENAVPYLTEYKGKRGKWSNTDYYLLGYSYYMQGDYANAIQQFNKIIDGNSDVSQNAYYHLAECYLKLQKKQEALNAFKNASQMDFNKEIQKDAYLNYARLSYEIGNAYEPVPKVLTTFLQKYPNGPHKEEIQDLLVDSYITSKNFEGAMLLLETNKNYASKATYQKVAFYRGVELFLETNYEGASLAFKKSLDNAEDQKFKARASYWKAESDFSMNHFEEAVAGYMAFKQNAASRSTPEYKDVDYNLAYAYFKLKNYTGAITAFSNYVEANRAEVEKLNDAYLRLGDSYFVSSKYWPAIETYNKAIARNIPERDYAAYQKALSYGFVDRSATKIEELTNFVSKYPNSTLKDDALFELANSYIRANNIEKGLQLYDQLIREYRGSSLVPQAMMRQGLVHYNANRNEEALVKFKTVVRDHPNSQEALQAVTTAKLIYVDLGRVNEYAQWVDGLDFVEVTDAELDNATFESADKQNMEGKLDAAIKGYEGYVKQFPNGLNALKANFNLAQLYFGKGQKDKALPYFKNVAGKGNNEYAEQALTRVCEIYAGKNDYVTAIPYLEQLEASAQIQQNVTFARSNLMKGYYEQSNFNKTIEYAGKVLATSKIDNRIKSDAHIMIARSAIKTNDENRAKTAYAEVLKIATGDLAAEALFYDAYFKNKTQNYEASNASVQKLAKDYAGYKEWSAKGLILMAKNFYALGDAFQATYILDSVIANFGEYPTIVDEAKKESVIIKAKEAQSNSSINPNGN
- a CDS encoding cell division ATP-binding protein FtsE, whose translation is MGESILKLKDVAVFQGENLVLNDISLEIKKGEFVYLIGKTGSGKSSFMKMLYGDLPLKQGSGSIVDFDLKTLKEKDIPYLRRKLGVVFQDFKLLPDRNINNNLFFVLKATGWKDQSLMNAKVEEVLGKVDMKTKGFKFPHELSGGEQQRIAIARALLNDPDLILADEPTGNLDPQTSVEVMKVLQEINKTGRTILMATHDYALILKYPSKTLKCDGNKVFEVIQRAV
- a CDS encoding sensor histidine kinase, with amino-acid sequence MQRNKQVNLQEITKIAILIAVLVTLPLTLSLFKTVWFTDELFSNDLFNDFILKLLFFFLFSWTTLQFNTNWIYRIPKESKFIDLGLRFIGNLLLLVITTTLLTKLYPYFVDKAISEREAGFVNTIFFVVHIIIIFIARILRLQIIQRESILENEYLKQQNLENELTALKNQINPHFLFNSLNSLNYLIRDNKEATMFVKKLSFMYRYILQSGDRDLVQLKEELKFLESYTYLIKTRYRNRFLIDINIDEKYLERRIPPLALQLLVENAVKHNEISETNPLKVTIYSENESLFVENKVRIRTTLAEGTGTGLLNLYKRYYMIRKQQIVIDRNTEFFRVKLPLNKML
- a CDS encoding LytTR family DNA-binding domain-containing protein, with the translated sequence MKVVIVEDELAASENLAFILKNIEDSIEILAVLDSVKESIAYFSKSNEAELVFMDIHLADGLSFEIFDSIEIEAPIIFTTAYDQYALQAFKLNSIDYLLKPIDEDELALSLEQYKGQFKGKGLYTEQVAGLLNLINKQKTTYKSMYLVNHRDQMIPLKTENIAYLYIETGTVKAVTDKNQTYTMEQNLEDLENDLDPTIFYRINRQFIVRRDAIKGIQQYFNGKLIVNVTPPSHERIVVSRAKSSEFKNWMNQ
- a CDS encoding PQQ-dependent sugar dehydrogenase, with the protein product MAILPNMDVLVSQRRGEVMLYKPATGELTQVGFLDVYHKTLNTPDVNAEEGLMGLQKDPDFANNHWIYLFYSPSGDKWVNRLSRFKFEDDLLQMNSEQVILEVESQREICCHTGGSIAFGPDNMLYLSTGDNSTPFNEKGVKYTNKGFAPLNDIPGHEQYDAQRSSGNTNDLRGKILRIKVNEDGSYSIPEGNLFPKGTPKTRPEIFTMGHRNPYRISVDPKKGYVYWGDVGPDSRVDSLQTRGPRGYDELNQAREAGNFGWPLFIADNKPYRAYDYETGISGEAFDPEKPINNSRNNTGLRELPKAMPAYAFYPYVESEEFPQTGTGGRNAMAGPVYYTDLYKGENALPNYYDGKVFVYDWIRGWMKAVSLFPNGEFNKMEPFADQIKLNNLIDMEVAPDGRIYLLEYGSGWFSKNDDSALSYIDYNGGNRPPLVENLTVDNTSGKLPLNIVAKVTATDREKDAMTYMWDLGNGEVQETTEPEIAYVYKEAGDYFISVEVKDDKGAAAKSNAVSVVAGNSRPVVSIDLKGGNSSFFIPGVPVNYKVTVTDPDGSQIVEDNIFVSVDYLESMDEVSLSLGHQEVSAAVTGKALTQAMDCRTCHKELEKSIGPMYDEIAKKYKMDKNAAAYLQGKIIAGGSGVWGEVTMPAHPKMTQDEARQITAYILSLVDTGQKQKSLPPSGSIVPKKEEGANVMVITASYTDQGENNVKPLTGTTSVVLKGNSVPFSATTKVDAFEPVSYNGMDLLVVPKKEGWFVLPKLDLTAVNTATITAVWQTVPNYELDFEMRLNAPDGKLIGTGNMPKPQSGAEMGRIALKLTETINESVEEVYFVYKPTAQAAEAEGMVALRNVQFSKK